In a genomic window of Rhizobium tumorigenes:
- a CDS encoding MBL fold metallo-hydrolase: MKALSLLAMLSASVAGQAFAIETGPVAAEPAAKTFTVGSIKVTALRDAQFVAANDGKLFGVGIEPEAVSKVLKAAGQPTDRVTLSVDGLLVQSGNQKILIDTGLGPSAHGVLLESLAKAGSKPEDISDVLITHVHGDHIGGLVKADGSLAFANATIRISAPDWTWLQTQPKMAALVTAITPKVKIFAPGDSVAEGITSVPIKGHTPGHVGYQIVSGKKRLLDIGDTAHSSIVSLAEPDWAMGFDNDAAEGKVSRREILSQLAKDHELIFAPHFPFPGVGHIVAVGDHFAWKPQK; the protein is encoded by the coding sequence ATGAAAGCACTTTCACTCCTGGCAATGTTGAGCGCCTCCGTTGCCGGACAAGCCTTTGCGATCGAGACCGGGCCGGTTGCGGCGGAACCTGCGGCGAAGACATTCACAGTCGGCAGTATCAAGGTGACGGCGCTGCGAGATGCGCAGTTCGTTGCAGCCAATGACGGAAAGCTTTTTGGCGTCGGGATTGAACCGGAGGCCGTTTCCAAGGTGCTGAAGGCAGCCGGACAGCCGACTGACCGTGTCACGCTCAGTGTCGACGGGCTGCTCGTTCAGTCCGGCAACCAGAAAATCCTGATCGATACCGGCCTTGGGCCATCGGCGCACGGTGTTCTGCTGGAAAGCCTTGCCAAGGCCGGGAGCAAGCCCGAGGACATTTCCGACGTGCTGATCACCCATGTTCACGGCGATCACATCGGCGGGCTGGTAAAGGCGGATGGCTCGCTCGCATTCGCCAACGCGACGATCCGCATTTCGGCGCCCGACTGGACGTGGCTGCAGACCCAGCCGAAGATGGCTGCGCTGGTGACCGCCATCACGCCCAAGGTCAAGATATTCGCGCCTGGCGACAGCGTTGCCGAGGGCATCACCTCCGTGCCGATCAAGGGACATACCCCGGGTCATGTCGGCTATCAGATTGTCTCCGGCAAGAAGCGGCTTCTGGACATCGGTGACACCGCCCATAGCTCCATTGTATCGCTAGCCGAGCCCGATTGGGCGATGGGCTTCGACAACGATGCAGCCGAGGGCAAGGTCAGCCGCCGGGAAATCCTGTCGCAGCTTGCCAAGGATCACGAGCTTATCTTTGCACCTCACTTCCCGTTTCCGGGTGTCGGCCACATCGTGGCAGTGGGCGATCACTTCGCCTGGAAGCCGCAAAAGTAA
- a CDS encoding pyridoxal phosphate-dependent decarboxylase family protein — MPEGTRGDITAERSTSLDPVDWSEFRALAHGMLDDMISHIETVRERPVWQPPAAETRARFARPLPADPRELGDILDDVRTHILPFGTGNLHPLFMGWVHGAGTPVGMVAEIVAAGMNLNCGGRDHVGLEVEQQIVRWMSEALGYPQGASGLFLTGSSMANFLAVTIARTEALGQSVRQNGLWNRDRQLVAYTSSEAHGCIAQAMELSGIGSANLRTVAVDADGRMQTGVLRAMIDADRAAGHLPFLVVGTAGTVNTGAIDPLSVIADIAVQENLWFHVDGAIGALAVLSDDLRDLFAGIEKSASVALDFHKWGHVPYDAGFLLVRDGAAHKRAFAQPAAYLQRADRGLAAGETWPCDLGPDLSRGFRALKTWMTIETLGTERIGNSIARTCELASHLARHIELHPLLELRAPVALNIVCFGVRGAGSDFVRDLVLDLQQSGLAAPSWTTVGGELAVRCAIVNHRTTSADIDSFIDIIDSYLADKGY, encoded by the coding sequence ATGCCGGAAGGGACGCGCGGCGATATAACGGCTGAGCGCTCCACCAGCCTAGACCCGGTGGACTGGAGCGAATTTCGCGCGCTGGCCCACGGCATGCTGGACGACATGATCAGCCATATCGAGACCGTCCGCGAACGGCCGGTTTGGCAACCGCCGGCCGCCGAAACGCGCGCCCGGTTTGCCCGTCCGTTGCCTGCAGACCCCCGCGAACTCGGCGACATCCTCGATGACGTCCGTACCCACATCCTTCCCTTCGGCACCGGCAACCTGCATCCGCTGTTCATGGGCTGGGTCCACGGCGCGGGCACGCCCGTCGGCATGGTGGCCGAGATCGTCGCTGCCGGAATGAATCTCAACTGCGGCGGCCGCGACCATGTCGGGCTGGAGGTCGAGCAGCAGATCGTCCGCTGGATGAGCGAGGCCCTCGGCTATCCCCAAGGCGCCAGCGGCCTGTTTCTCACAGGCTCCTCCATGGCCAACTTCCTGGCCGTGACGATCGCCAGAACCGAGGCTCTCGGCCAGTCCGTCCGCCAAAACGGCTTGTGGAATCGGGACCGTCAACTCGTCGCCTATACCTCAAGCGAAGCCCATGGCTGCATCGCCCAGGCGATGGAGCTTTCCGGCATAGGCTCGGCCAATTTGCGAACGGTGGCTGTGGACGCTGACGGACGAATGCAAACGGGCGTGCTGCGCGCCATGATCGACGCCGACCGTGCCGCCGGACACCTGCCGTTTCTCGTCGTCGGCACTGCCGGCACCGTCAATACCGGGGCCATCGATCCGCTTTCTGTTATCGCCGACATCGCGGTCCAGGAAAATCTGTGGTTCCACGTCGACGGCGCCATCGGCGCTTTGGCAGTGCTTTCGGACGATCTGCGGGATCTGTTTGCGGGCATCGAGAAATCAGCCTCTGTGGCGCTGGACTTCCACAAATGGGGCCATGTTCCCTATGATGCCGGGTTTCTGCTGGTCAGGGACGGTGCCGCCCACAAGCGGGCTTTCGCGCAGCCGGCAGCCTATCTCCAGCGCGCTGATCGCGGCCTTGCAGCCGGTGAGACCTGGCCCTGCGATCTCGGCCCCGATCTGTCGCGCGGCTTTCGGGCGCTAAAGACCTGGATGACGATCGAAACGCTCGGCACGGAGCGCATCGGCAATTCCATCGCGCGCACCTGCGAACTCGCATCCCATCTGGCCCGTCATATCGAGCTGCACCCGCTGCTGGAACTCAGGGCACCGGTCGCCTTGAACATCGTCTGCTTCGGTGTTCGCGGAGCAGGTTCCGATTTTGTCCGGGATCTGGTGCTCGACCTCCAGCAATCCGGCCTGGCTGCCCCGTCCTGGACGACGGTCGGCGGCGAGCTGGCGGTGCGCTGCGCAATCGTCAACCACAGGACGACATCCGCCGATATCGACAGCTTCATCGACATCATCGACAGCTATCTGGCCGACAAGGGCTACTGA